The region tgtgtggggtgtgtgtgtgtgtttgtgtgtgggtgtgtgtgtgtgtgtgggtatggtgtgtgtgtgtgtgtgtagggggtgtgtgtgtgtgtgtgtgtgtgtgtgtgtgtgtggtgtgtgtgtgtgtgtgtgtgtgtgtggggtgtgtggtgtgtgtgtgtgtgtgtgtggggggggggtgtgtgtgtgtgtggtgtgtgtgtgtgtggtgtgtgtgtgtgtgtgtggggtgtgtgtgtgtgtgtgtgtggtgtgtgtgtgtgtgtgtgtgtgtgtgtgtgtgtggtgtgtgtgtgtgtgtggggggtgtgtgtgtgtgtgtggtgtgtgagagagataagCCAGCTCCTCGACACGGCCAATTAGAGGCCAGGAATGCGGAGCCCGCTCAGGTGTGGAGGGCACACGGGGTGGGGAGGGCTGGAGTCCACAGCGATGGGAAACACTCGAGGATGGGGGTCTGTGTGGCGACAACAGTGATTTTATGTTCAGTCAACATCAGGGCTAGTCTGCGTCAGGATGTGGGTATCTCCAAATCACAGGCTGTTAGATTTTTAGATATTTACGGAGTTAAATGATCGTGGGATCAGGTGGGAAAATGAACAGGGCTGAAGGTTGTCTTGAATAggaatatgaaggtaggtggaggggcaggtagttctgaggaagcagagaaactacggaaggacttagacagatttggagaatgggcaaagaagtgggagataaaatacagttttgggaagtgtatggtcatgcagtttggtagaagaaatgaaacaataaactattttccaaatggggataAAATACAAAACACTGAGACACAAAGGgccatgggagtccttgtgcacggttccctgaaggttaatttgccagttgagtctgtggtgaggaagacaaatgcaatgttcaacattcatttccagaggactagagtataaaagcaaggatgaatattgaggctttatgaggcactggtgatgcctcacttggggtattgtgagcagtttttggccccttatcttcgaaaggatgtgctgaaactggagagggttcataggaggttcacaaaaatgattccaggattgagaggattgtcatatgaaaagtgtttgatggctctgggcctgtactcactggaattcagaagaatgtcgGGGGGGGGATGaattctcaatgaaacctatcaaaagttgaaaggcctcgacagagtggatgtggagaggatgtttcccatggtgggggattcTACGACCAGagggagacgaggaggaatttctttagccagagggaggtgaatctgtggaattctttgccacaagcagctgtggaggccaagtctttatgtatgtttaaggcagaggttgatagattcttgattagtcagggcataggcaggagattggggctgagagggaaaatggatcagccatgttgagcagaacccattaaaaatagACCAACAAACACCCGATGCACAGAGAttattaaagtctgtcccgagccttgtggcccatcagggccggtgcttatgccagtttccatggcgtgaatcagctgagagtacgagactcccccccagATAGGGCGCCAGTttatcacgaggttaacccctAGCATTTGctagtacccattctcagctgggtgaaCTGGAGCAgggtgtggttaagtgccttgctcaagcacACACGAtgcctcggccaaggctcgaacccacgacttTCAGATctctagtccaacgccctaactgcttggccatgcgccacacgcaatgcgcagagagagagagagagagagagaaaaaaacaaatcatgtaaacaataaaagcattcagaacaaaagtgagtccgcagacacgaagcccggagcaggcccacagcctcaggctCAGTTCATCACGCAGCAGAGCAAAACATGGTGGAGCCTGCAGGCACGGAGCGCAGAGCCATCCCATAGCCTCAGCTCTCTAAATATCTCTAAATATAAAGCAAATCCCCCTGAACTGCACAAACAACATCAACCAGCAATTTTAGCTCCTCTTCACgggtgtgggaattgaacccacaaCCTCCGTGCAAAGCCACCAGGGAGTCATGGAGTCTTACAGCTCCggagcaggctcttcagcccatcgccAACGCTGGGCGCCCACTTACAGCCGgaaaattggtcacatgggtgtaattaggctGTGCGGGCTTGTTAGGCCAAAAAGGCCCTTTATTGTGGTATATCTCTAAGTAAAAACATACAGTACTGTCAAAAATATccggcacatatatatatagctggggtgtcTAAGGCTTTTGTACAGCACTGTAGTAactttacgtattgcactgtactgctgtcgttAAAAACAacaaacatatttcatgacacgtgtgagtgatgataaacctgattctgatctgggtctcttgtggactgagagtgggaaggggacagggagaggggaatcgtggttgggaaaagggaagggagaggggagggagtgggaagcaccagagagacattctgtaatgatcaatagaccaattgtttggaatcaagtgaccatgcctggtgtctcagggctgggtgtgtccgcAACCGCACGTCCCCCCACAATCCTtcccacggtgctccaccctcgccattcccaacgtccttctctcccaccagatttacgactcgctctccgctccacgttgacttttactgtgcaaaagtcttcggcaccctagctagatatatatatatacacctaaAACTCGTGCACAATACTGTGTGGACGTAAAAATAGAGCAAGTTTGAGAAACCAATCAAATAATACAGATGGAGTGTGCAAATCCAGTAAAATCCAGGTCCTACCACAGTTGAAAAGTCCTGCCTGGCTGCAAGAAGGGATGTTTACAAATGATTACCTCAAAAGCTTCATGGGTGAAATGAAGTCCTGTTAATTTCATAACCCATCCATTGAAGCATtacaaaatatatataataaacacgagagattctgcagttgctgaaaatcctgagcaacataaacactaaacgctggaggaactcagcaggtcaggcagcatctatggagcggaataaactgtcgatgtttcgtcAGGACAGgcgaggaagagggaagaagccagtatAAGAAagtgaggaggggaggaagaacaagctggtaggtgacaggtgagaccaactgagaggggaaggtgggtgtgtgggCCTTGGgtgataaagtaagaagctgggaacctgggtggaaaaggtaaagggttgaagaagaaggaatctgattggagaggatagtggaccgtggaagaaagggaaaaaggaggggaaccagagggagataacAGGCAGGTGAGGCACAGAGAAAGGGTGAGACAggaaccagaatgggaaatggaaaaagagagaatgggaaggggagcgagattaccagaagttaaagaaatcgatgctcatgacATCAGATTGGAGGTTACTAAagtggaatataaggcgttgcttcttcaacccaagtgtggcctcatcatggcagtggaggtCATGAACCAGCTTgccagaaagggaatgggaagttaaATTGCAATGCATGGCTAGCAGGAAACCTTTTGCCATGgacggagcaaaggtgctcaccAAGGCAGTTCTCCcagtctacatcgggtctcactgatgtagaaggAGACGTACCGGGAGCACCGGGGATACAATAGATGAGGCCAACCAACTCGCGGGTGACGTGTACGGGATGGGTGGGAAGAAACCGGCCAGCCTGGAATCCGCATGgtagaaaaaaaaaataaggaatgcTTTTCTGTTTTTTTCCAGGGGTGACCAACGCCGCTTGAAGTGCAAGTGACGGGCCGACGACGGAACGCAGGCGCTCTGCGGCCTGACCTGCCAGAGACCAGGAAGGCGACACTTCGGAGAGAGAGTCGGCTGTGGGTGCAGTGAGAAACTACGAGTTCAATGTTCAATGGAATATCTGGCTGAGCTCTCTCCTCACCAGTGCCAGCTCTTGACTGCTCACGAGCTCCGGGCGATGGGCTGCTCTCCCTTGGGAGACTCGGAAATTGGGGAGATTGAGCAGAGCAGGTAAAATGGGTAACATTAGTGAAGACAGCTGTCAAGTGGACTCCAGGCTAGATAGCCTCTTTCCACCCACGCTGTATATCTTTGTCATAGTCATTGGCCTCCCAACCAACTGCCTGGCACTGTGGGCCGCGTACCTCCAGATTAAGCAGAAGAACGAACTGGGAGTCTACCTTCTCAACCTGTCCATCTCCGACCTCCTGTACATTGCCACCCTTCCCCCTTGGATAAATTATTTCTTGCACCAGGACAACTGGATCCTTGGACAGGAGTCCTGCAAGCTGTTTGGTTTCATCCTGTACACCAACATTTACATCAGCATCGCCTTCCTCAGCTGCATCTCCGTTGACCGCTACCTGGCCGTAGCTCACCCGCTGAGGTTCGCCAAGATCCGGAGGGTGAAGACGGCGGTGGTCACCAGCGTGGTGGTGTGGACCATCGAGATCGGCGCCAACTCCGCGCCGCTCTTCCACAATGAACTCTTCGAGGACCGCTTCAACCACACCTTCTGCTTCGAGAAGTACCCCATGGAGAAGTGGGTGGCCCAGATGAACCTCTACAGGGTCTTTATCGGTTTCCTCTTCCCGTGGGTGCTCATGCTCTTCTCCTACCAGGGCATCCTCAAGGCCATTAAGGGGAATTTGTCGACAGAGAAAGGGGAGAAGGTGAAGATCAAGAGGTTGGCCCTCAGCCTCATGGTTATCCTCCTCCTTTGCTTTGCCCCTTACCACCTCATCTTACTGCTGCGTAGCATGATGTACCTAATCAGTCCGCAGGGCTGCAGCTTCGAGGAGAACATCTTCATGGCCTACCACGTCTCTCTGGCCTTCACCAGCCTCAACTGTGTGGCCGACCCCATCCTTTACTGCCTGGTGAACGAGGGCGCCCGCAATGACGTGACCAGGGGGCTGGCTCCACTCCTCAAGTTCTTCACCAGCTCCAAGTCAACCGACATCGCCCGGTCGGTTACCCTAGACACGCCGCTATCCTCTAAAAAATCCCAGTACTTAAACATCGAGCTGGTGGTGTTAAGGGAGGACTGCATACAGATGAAAACTTTGAGTGTATGAAAACAAAGGGTCGCAAGAGTACATTTATAAATGTATTTTTTATAACATGTGCGTTAACATTAAGAAGAAACTTATTTAAGTCACCTTGGCACCCGTAAAGTGCTTGAATCGTCCACCTGTGCAGCCCCTGTTCtgtcaagtgtgttggctttcattggcAGCCATATTTTCACCATGGTAGCCACCTGTGGGTGACCCTCACCTGACCTCTGACCAGCTCCTGCTATTGGCCACCTACCTTGGCAAAGCAGAGCACCTCTGCACCAATTAGACGGCTGCAGGGCTCCTTGGTGCTCAACCATCACTTGAAGGTCAGTCAAGCCCCAACCCCTAAGGCCCCCTGACATCTCCACAGGTGTAGGTTCCCTAGCGGAGAGAGGTGGCCTAAGCCCTGTGGGCACCATATTCCTGAACTCAGGTCAGTCGTTATGAAGAGTTGTCCGGTTGCCTTCCAGATTGGGAGGCCGGGGGTGAGGGTGCTTTCTCCTTGCATATTGTATTTGTTACCCTGCTTGGCAGATGTATTAGAGTGGGAAAGAGAAAGTTCTACAATATCCATCCACTTTCCTTGCAAGGGAAGCCAGCTCTGAGCCAGAAGGAGATTTGGAGGAAACCTCACCCACAGTCATCACTGACTCCTAGCTGGGGAGACCTCATAGAGACTGAGACATCCAGTGACCTTGACCACATGTACACCCTGGGGTGAGAACTGATATCGTTACAGAGCAGGGTCATTCTATCTCCCACCCTTGTTCCACGTCAATCCCAAGAGAAAGGTTATAGGCTGATCCCCACCCACTCCCGGCCCCAGAATGGCATGAGGGTATCAGGGAGAAACAAGAGagaatccgcagatgctggaaatccaagcggcacacgcaaaatgctggaggaactcagcaggccaggcagcatccatggaaaagagtacagctggcGTTTCGGGGCCGagatgtcgactgttcactcttctccatagacgctgcctggcctgctgagttcctccaggattttaggCACCGGGGCTCATTGTAGGGTGCCAGAGCCAACTGGACAATAGACCAAAATGGGATTGATTTTAGTAGCTCGCGTGGGATAGCATGGATatgatgggccacatggcctcAAATGTACAGTGGAAGTctctattttatttattcactGACTGAATGTGGGAAAGTTAACTATTTATTGCTAACTGGTTGGCTTGCCTCCGTTCATTGCTTGTCGAAACGTTCCTCGTCTTGAATCGTACATTGGCCGGTTTGTCAGTTTCTTTCCCTGTCTGACAGATGGGTCTTCTAACAGAGGTGAGATCGTCAGTACTGATAATAAGCTTTTATTTAATTAATCAGGTTATAATTACCAGGTCACCGTGAAGGGATACTGAACTATCAGATCGTTAACTCTGGACAGTGAGGGGTTTGAACCACCAGGTCAGTTGCTCTGGAATTCTAATCCAGAAACCCATATACAAAGCCAACGTTTCCCCCCTCCCAGCTGGTCGGTACTGTCCCAGCTCTGGGCTCCACACAGCTTCGAACTCGGGATCTTTCTGGTCCAGTTCGCATTTGACCACTCCATCAGCTCTCACTTCTATTCAGTTATGTAATTTCTTGCCtgttttctagctggtccagttCGCATTTGACCACTCCATCAGCTCTCACTTCTATTCAGTTATGTAATTTCTTGCCTGTTTTCTAGCTggggttggcggggggggggggggggggcgggggaagggaAATGTCTTTCTCCtattttcctccctccctcccaccgtGTGGCCGGTGTCCTGTCAGTCCAGCTGGCCCTCCTCCGTCGAACTCCCTGCGCTGGATACGTCACTGAAATCTCACTCAGGCCTGGCGGTTAGTCGCCGCACCCCGCCCCAGCCTCGTAGCGCAGCCGTTTCGTCACACAGCAGTGGCCAGTCTGACCCGATGGTCCAACCACAAGACAATGAACCTAAGTATTTTATATAGACACATCACACCGGTAAAGTGCATCACTggtcatagaatcacagagcTCTCCAGCTCAGTAACAaacctttcggcccatctagtctgtgctgaactgttactctgccCGGTCCCATAGAGCCACACATGAATCAATGTCCTTCATACCCTCACATCTATGTACTCATTCAAACTTCTCTTGAGTGTTGTAATCCAGAAGTCCGTCacacagccgtggaggccaagtcatctggtacgtttaaagcggaggttgatgggttcttgattagtcagggcatcaaaggttatggggtgaaggaaggagaatggagataagagggataagaaatcagccatggtggaatggtggttCAGACCCAAATCGAACCTGCAGCTCGCTCCACCCTCacgtcaccctctgagtgaagacgttcccccCTTAAaaatttcagctttcacccttgacccatgacctctagttctagtcttagccaacctcagtggaaaaagcctaaaACTTTATCTCTCCCCTCAtgcttttgtaaacctctatcacatcccccctcattctccgacACTCCAGGGAATTAAGCGCTAACCTACTGAACccttccctgtaactcaagtccTCGAGTCCTGGCATTAGAATGTAGGATGGTATAGCACAAGGGCAGATCTTTTGGCACAACGTCTCGCTGAACACGATGCCAAGACAGgtcaaaggttaattttattgtCCAAGTATGCACgtgcaatacaactctgatacttgTCTTCTCCAGAGAGCCCTGCCAAATCAAACTAAAtatcttctgcctgcacatgacccACATTCCTCCATTCTTGGGTGTATCTAACATCCTCGCAAGGGGTCCTATTGCCTCCATTCCTGGCGGTTCATTCCCAGAGCCCACTGCGCCCTGcgtcaaaaaaaaaattgcccacACACCTCCTCTAAACTTTCTCCCTCTGATCTTGAATAGATGTTCTGTCGTACTTGACATTTCTATCCTGAGGGGAGGATTCTGTCCGTGTCCTCAGAGTTTTATCAGCTCCTTCCCTCCGaggtctccccctcaccctccaagTCTCCAAGGAAAGCAGGACCTGGCATCCCCAACCTCTGCTGAGCATTGCGGGAACGCTGTGTTGACGctggcgggctgcccccagcaaactCCCCGGCCGTGCTGGTTGTTAACGCGATAAACGTGCCATACATAAACTTGAATCTTAATCTCCCCTcgtaccctccaatccaggcagcgtcctagTGAACTtgttctgcaccctccccaaagacccctgcaccctctctataagAGGCAAACGGAACTGCACTCTCTCGGTTCTCCCAATGCCCTCCCCAGGGTCAAAAGAACGAGTGACACAGGAGCAGGAGTGGAACTAGCAGCAAACAAAATGGCAGAGGAGCTCAACGTgttgggcagcatctgcagaaaggaTCGGACAGGTGACTGTTCTGGTCGGGACCCTTCATCTGCAccgaaagatagaggggaggtgACCAGGTTATCTCCTGGCAAGAGTACAAAGGGTATTGGTGGGTGCAGATAGacagatggaagaggggagattgGGAACAGCaaccgaggctgggaggtgatcggTGGATCCTGATGGGAGGGGTGATAGGCGGATAGAGGAGGGACGAATGAAGACatctgggaggtgattggtggatcctggtgaggagggatgataggcagatggaggagggtcgAATGAAGacatctgggaggtgataggtggaggcagCAAAGGGCAGtaaatggaatcagacaggaggGGAAATTGGAGCTTGAAAGACAATGAGGGAGGCAGGGAGTGCAGATGGggacaggtgggggaggggggcccAGTGGGCAGAGTGTGTGGATGACAGACAGGtggagggggtgggagagggaaccCAGTGGGTGGAGTGTGTGGGTGGTGGGGCAGACGGGGACAGTGGGGGAGGGCAGCCAGTGGAAGGTGGTGGACAGATGCAAAGGTTTTTGGATCGGAAAGAAGCGGGAAAATGAGTATGGACTGAACTGGTGGCTTAGCTGAAGCGTGAGTAGGGGCAGAGGGGGAGGAGGGCACCTGCAACTGGAGAACTCAATCCGAAATGGACAGACAACCTGAAACGTGAACAGTCCACTTCCCTACACAGATGCTTCCAGATGGTTTCCTTGAGCAACCTGTCTGTTGccctagattccagcatctccaggAGCCGACTGTCTCTGTTTCGTCCGCTGTTTTACCTCTGCTATCTTTTCCTGGATGATCCCGCATCAGTCTCCGTCTCGCTCGTTGTTCTCAGTGCCTGTGCCCCATTTGGTACAGGGGTTTGGAGATTCACCATGTTCTGAATGAACGAAACTCTTCTCGTCTCTGTTCAGAGAAACTTCGCCATCGGCACAAGGTTTTAAAGTCATTCTGGTGTAAGTTTGCCAGGTACCAACACAAGATACGCCTGAGAACATCTTCCTTTAATTGTTCTCACTTCTACATCTTCTCGGCTGTGCTCGTGCCAGATACCCCTGCCCGAAAACCTGCAATGGAGCAGACGTTCCCGTGGTAACACCCTTCAGAAAGAAAGCACTGCTTTTCTGCATTTACTGAAGATAGTGGAGTTTACTCAAGAAACCACATCATCCTTTCGTGTTTAGAATGCGCTCGCTGgccttttttaaaaacatttttctgccttctctcttGAAGCTTCTGACGGCTTCCCTTCCTCGAGACCTGAATAGCTTTTGAGGTACTTTTGGCCAATGACGACATCTGCTTGCCCACTCTTCCCGACAGGGACAGGAGGCTTAAGGATCAAACTGGGTCTTTATTTTCCTTGCTTTatttagggcaggggttcccaacctgggatccacatgTCCCCTTGATTAATGGCATTGGTCCGTGCAtggaaaaggttgggaacccctgctttagagacATGGCATGCTTTCAGGCCCTTCTGGTCTAGCAAACCCGCGCTGCCCAGTTTCGCCCAATTAACATTGGAATGCGGGAGGGACGGAGAGGAAACGGGAGATAGGTGAATGTAAGAGCAAGTGAAAGTCATTCTGCAGTCTTTCCATTCAGAGATGTTACTCCAGGAACTGGAGGTCTAGAGATGTCCCAAGAGGGGCTATCAACTCAGGAATTTGTGACTATACAGAACTTTGGAAATATTGCTCCAAGTGCCGTTACTCCAGCCAAAATCACTCCAGCAATAGGTGTTCTATAAATCATTACTCCATGACTGTTACTCCAAACACTATTTGTCCAGAATTTGTTACTCCAACCACTGTTTGGTTCGATTGTTACTCCGACCACTGTTTGTCTCGAGATTGTTACTCCAATCACTGTCCAGAGATTGTTACCCCAACCACTGTTTGGCTCGATTGTTACTCCGACCACTGTTTGTCTCAAGATTGTTACTCCAATCACCGTCCAGAGATTGTTACTCCAACCACTGTTTGTCTCGAGATTGTTACTCCAATCACTGTCCAGAGATTGTTACTCCAATCACTGTTTGGCTCGATTGTTACTCCAATCACTGTTTGTCCAGAGATTGTTACTCCAATCACTGTTTGGCTCGACTGTTACTCCAATCACTGTTTGTCCAGAGATTGTTACTCCAAATACTGTTACTCCAAGCACTTTTACCACGTGGTACTATTATGCAAGGTTACTCCGAAGTCTCTCACCCCAGGTCCCATTTTTCCAGGGACTGTAATTCAGCCGATAATTCTAACAGTGTTACCCCAGCCATTCTCCACGCAGAGATTGCTGTTTCAAATATCATTACTCAAGGCTGCATTACAACAGCAACTGTTACTTCAGGGACTGTTACTCCAACACTGTTACTCTAGGGACTTCTACCCCAAACAATGTCGGTTACAAACAGCCACGCTAGGCACAGTTACAGGGGCAGacaaccccaccccctcacccacctaCAGTCCATTATAAAGATGGGTACCCAGTTGTCAGCTTTTGGAACTTTGGCCCCTATTGCCAAACTGGGAGTCTCCTCATGACCTGACCCAACCTTTAACCCACTATGGGCACGGTGTTGCTTCCCTCATTGGTTGACCTCAGCACTCTGTGTTGAAACAGGCACCACAAGCCTGAATGTCTGCAGTAGCCATGGCCGGAGTGAAGAAACATTGAAGAACGAGGTGGACAATGAGGTCCATGTGCCTTCTCTGGGACCATCAGGCCAGTCGGACACATCAGCATTGCCCCTCTCCCCTCCAGTGCCTAAAATCATTGCCATGTTGTTGAGACACACTCACAGGCTGTACTGAATTTCCTGAAAGCCAACAGGATCGAGCAGGAAAGCTGCCTGTAGGATTGAATTGAAATAAGAACCTATTGTCCACCcatgatacaggtatacaaaatgatgaggggtatagagagggtcagtgcgagcaggctttttccactgaggttgggtgggaccacaaccagaggtcatgggttaaaggtgaatagtttaaggggaacatgagggcaaactccttcactcagagggtggtgagagtgtggaatgagctgccagtgtaaatggtgcatgcgagcttgatttcaatgtttgagagtggtttgcataggtacatggatggctggggtatggagggctatggtcccggtgcaggtcgatgggagtcggCTGGTTAAATGGGTttgggcacggactagatgggctgaagggcctgtttctgtgctgtacttttctctgacttTAATGTGAAGGGGTGGAAGACTTGAATTTCTGTGGCTCCGTCCACCACCTCAGCAAGACCCCCACCTTTCCAAATAAAAAAGCTTTAAAGCCAGTGAAGATTCCTTTGTGTTTGTGGCTTCACTTTGTTGCGGAGGGGGTGTGGCGTGCAGGAAGGTTAAAGTGGCCGGAAGGCGGGCGGTGGTTCCGGAATGCTGGGACGTCCCCGTGCCGTGCACCAACGGCGTGCGCCCGAGTCCACGAGCACGAGACAGCAATCAGTCATTCGCAAAATGATACTTCAGCTTCCTGCAATGAATTCCTCATTCAGGATCCAGTTCAGAGCTGAACCTCCCCAGTGTGCACGTGCATTCCCGGAAAAGAAACCTCTCCTTCGTTAGATCATTTCTCTTTTTTTGGGGGGTAGAATTTATGGCTGACAGGTTCGGACTCCTCACGGGTAGAAACGTCATCTTCCAAGTCCACTCTCGTAAACCCTTACTTCATTTTAAGAAGAGCTTTATTGGACAACCTTTCCATCTTCGAAGAACAGGAGAATTCAGAAGCAGGAATAGGCCCATCAGATTCTTGTGccatctccaccattcaataatctCATCGACGACCCTCTACCTCAGCAAGATCTCAACGCTGTACCTGTTGATTTCCTTAACATCTACAGATCTGCTGATCACTTGAATGTGGTGACtaagcctccacagccttcttggGCAGAGAGATTCCTAAGACCCACCATCTTCTGCGTAAAAAGATTTCTTCTTCTCTCTGTTCTGATGGCTTGT is a window of Mobula birostris isolate sMobBir1 chromosome 10, sMobBir1.hap1, whole genome shotgun sequence DNA encoding:
- the LOC140203770 gene encoding G-protein coupled receptor 4-like, giving the protein MGNISEDSCQVDSRLDSLFPPTLYIFVIVIGLPTNCLALWAAYLQIKQKNELGVYLLNLSISDLLYIATLPPWINYFLHQDNWILGQESCKLFGFILYTNIYISIAFLSCISVDRYLAVAHPLRFAKIRRVKTAVVTSVVVWTIEIGANSAPLFHNELFEDRFNHTFCFEKYPMEKWVAQMNLYRVFIGFLFPWVLMLFSYQGILKAIKGNLSTEKGEKVKIKRLALSLMVILLLCFAPYHLILLLRSMMYLISPQGCSFEENIFMAYHVSLAFTSLNCVADPILYCLVNEGARNDVTRGLAPLLKFFTSSKSTDIARSVTLDTPLSSKKSQYLNIELVVLREDCIQMKTLSV